In Paucidesulfovibrio gracilis DSM 16080, the genomic stretch CGTATGGTTCGCGATCAACTTGTCCGCAAGGTCAAGGACAGCAACGACCGGCGCCAGATCATCATCCGGCTGACCAAACGCGGACGCGAATTGCGCGACGTACTCTCCGGCAGTGTGGCCGAAGTGGGCGACGCCGCCATCGTGGGACTGGATGCCTCACAGCTTCAGATCTTTCAGGATGTGACGCGACAGATCATCGCCAATCTGCGGTCCGATCTGGAGCAACCACCCATCATGCTGGACGATTCCCTGGTGCTGGACGGGTCCGGCTCCTCGGCTACGCAATCCCCCGGCACCCCGGACACGGCATCGGCTCCGGACTCCCCGGCCGGACTGGCCGCGGCCGGAAACGCCGCAGTGCAGGCGGCCCAGACCCTGGGCAAGGTCAATAAAACCCCGGTTCCGGAACCTGCCCCCGCGCCCTCCTCCTCTGCGCCATCCAATGCGGAGAACAGTGTTTCCGATCCGGCTCTGGAGGCTTCCTCCGCCCCCACCACGCCGGAGCAGGAGGCTCCTGCCGTGAAATCTGACGCCCCCCCTTGGGCATCCGACCCCGCAGCCTTGGAGAACGATGCGTCGGATCCGGAAAACGCGTCACACCAGGGCGTTGCAGAGGACGTGAAGGACGAGGGCGTGAAGGACGAGGACGATGTCCTGGTTCTGGACGATCAGTTCGCACTCAAGGATTGACCCGTTTCTCCATAGCACGCATTCTTTTCATTTTTCCCCGCCCTCCCTGCCCGGCAACGCCCTCGCCCTTGCCCGGACTTGCTTTCCCCCGACGGAGAAGCTACTTGAGCACCAATCCGGGCCGCATGGTCCGAAACGTCCAGCTCCAATCCCAGGCACCGGGAGATTATCCGTATGCGCAGCATGTTTCCGGCTTTTGATAAGCGCCCGCATCTTTGGGCCGCCGCGATTATTCTCACTACCTTCTTGATTCGCGTGGTCTACGTGGCCACGGGCCAGATCACCCTTGTCCAGGACGAAGCCCAGTATTGGGACTGGACCCGGCACTTGCAGCTGACCTACTACAGCAAAGGTCCGCTCATCGCCTGGATCATCCACGTCTGGACCAGTGTGTTCGGCGATACGGAACTGGGTGTGCGCTTCGGTTCCATTTTCGGCTCCCTGCTCACGCAGACGGTGCTCTATCTCGGTGTGGCAAAGCTCTGGAACAAACCGCGAGTCGCTTTGTGGTCACTGCTGATCTTTAATACCACCGCCATCTTCGCGGGTCTGAGCATCCTGATGACCACGGACAACCCGTTCATGCTCACTTGGACCTGCTGCCTTTTTCTGCTGTATCTCGGCTCGCGGTCCCAAGCGGATGGGCGCGCCCCGGTCTGGCCCTTTGTCCTTCTGAGTCTTTGTTTCGGCATCGGCATTCTCGCCAAGTACACCATGCTCGGGTTCATCGGGCTTTCCGGCATGTTCTGGCTGGCCCTGCTGTATCAACGGGCCTGCCCCAAAGGTTTTTTCACTCGACTGGCCGCTTCCCTGCTGGTGGGGCTGTTCCTCGGCTTTTTGCCCACGCTGATCTGGAACATTCAGCATGACTTTGTGGGTTACAAGCACGTGCTGCACTTGATCGGCGCTTCCGGCAAAAAGGCCCAGGCTTTTTTCCATCTCAAGCGGGTTCCGGAGCACCTTTCCGCCCAGATCGGGCTGGCCTTGCCCTGGTGGCTGGTCTTTATGTTCCTTGGTGCCTGGCGCGCCGGCCGCACGGCCCTTGAACGCCGCCCCACCACGGACATGGACCGCATCGAAGAACGCCGCCGCAGCGCCCTGTTGTTTCTCTTTTTCGTCCCGGTCTGGCTGTTCTTTTTTCTCTGGAGCTTTCACGCCAAGATCATGCCGAACTGGACCACGGTGAGCTATGTGGCCGGGTGCATTCTTGCCGCGCAGGCCATGGACCGGCTCTTCCAACGCGGCAGCGGCTTTGCCTGGAAAATCCGCAAGCTCTGGCCCGCCCTTGCCGTGGCCATTTTTCTGCTCATGCACACGGCCCAGCTTTTGCCTCTGCCTTTTTCCATGGACCCGACCCGGCGCGTCAAAGGCTGGCGGGAACTCGGAGAGGTCATTGAGGAGCACCGCCTCCACGGGTTTGATGACCCGGAGCGCGTGTTCATCATGAGCAACCTCTACGACATGACCGCGGCCCTCGCCTTTTATGTCCCCGGACAGCCCCGCACGTACTGTGCCTGGGTGGATTCCCGGCGCATGAATCAATACGACCTTTGGCCTGGGCCGGATGCGGACAAAGTGGGCTGGGACGCGATTTACGTCAAAAAACGGCTGAAAAACGGCGTGGTCAAGGATCTTCAGGCCATGTTCGATTCGGTCAGTGAGCCGATTCATGTGCAGACCATGTACAACGGCGTCCCCTCCCGCACGTTCACCTTGTTTCTTTGCAAGGGGTACAACGGCTTTTGGCCGAAACGCCACAACAATAAATTTTAATTCAATC encodes the following:
- a CDS encoding MarR family winged helix-turn-helix transcriptional regulator — its product is MSSSYEESPCVLAGTLARLYTQALQARLLPHRASAAQYPVLERLWLRDGQTQSELCRSLNVEQPTLANTLNRMVRDQLVRKVKDSNDRRQIIIRLTKRGRELRDVLSGSVAEVGDAAIVGLDASQLQIFQDVTRQIIANLRSDLEQPPIMLDDSLVLDGSGSSATQSPGTPDTASAPDSPAGLAAAGNAAVQAAQTLGKVNKTPVPEPAPAPSSSAPSNAENSVSDPALEASSAPTTPEQEAPAVKSDAPPWASDPAALENDASDPENASHQGVAEDVKDEGVKDEDDVLVLDDQFALKD
- a CDS encoding ArnT family glycosyltransferase, with protein sequence MRSMFPAFDKRPHLWAAAIILTTFLIRVVYVATGQITLVQDEAQYWDWTRHLQLTYYSKGPLIAWIIHVWTSVFGDTELGVRFGSIFGSLLTQTVLYLGVAKLWNKPRVALWSLLIFNTTAIFAGLSILMTTDNPFMLTWTCCLFLLYLGSRSQADGRAPVWPFVLLSLCFGIGILAKYTMLGFIGLSGMFWLALLYQRACPKGFFTRLAASLLVGLFLGFLPTLIWNIQHDFVGYKHVLHLIGASGKKAQAFFHLKRVPEHLSAQIGLALPWWLVFMFLGAWRAGRTALERRPTTDMDRIEERRRSALLFLFFVPVWLFFFLWSFHAKIMPNWTTVSYVAGCILAAQAMDRLFQRGSGFAWKIRKLWPALAVAIFLLMHTAQLLPLPFSMDPTRRVKGWRELGEVIEEHRLHGFDDPERVFIMSNLYDMTAALAFYVPGQPRTYCAWVDSRRMNQYDLWPGPDADKVGWDAIYVKKRLKNGVVKDLQAMFDSVSEPIHVQTMYNGVPSRTFTLFLCKGYNGFWPKRHNNKF